From the genome of Bacteroidota bacterium:
AAAGGGGTGATATCCCTGGTAAAAGGGATGTCGGTAACGGGTCATTATTTTGTTCATCCGGGTGAAATCATTACTGAGCAATATCCCAATAACCGGAACACATAGAAAATGTTCGACCGTTTTAAAGGTGAGGTGATCATGGTTCACAATGAGAATAATGAACATCACTGTACGGGTTGTGGTATTTGTGCTATGAATTGTCCCAATGGTTCAATAGAAGTAATTTCAAAAACTATTGAAGTTGATGGCAAGAAGAAAAAAGTTATAGACAAGCATATTTATCATCATGGAATGTGCACGTTCTGCGGTTTGTGTATTAAAACATGCCCGCAACATGCTTTGGCATTTGCACAGACTTTTGAAAATTCGGTTTATGACCGTTCCAGATTAAATAAAATTCTTAACCATCCGGGTTCATCCCTGATTAAAGAAAAAGAAGCCTGATTATGAATGAATTTATGTTTTTACTGCTGGCCGCTATCATTTTGGTTTTTTCTGTACTTACAGTTACCAGCAGGCGGATATTAAGGGCAGCCACTTATTTACTTTTCGTTTTAATTGCTACTGCCGGTTTATATGTTTTGCTGAATTATTTTTTCCTTGCTGCCGTCCAGATTCTGGTTTATGCAGGTGGCGTAGTAGTGTTGATCATTTTCTCTATTTTGCTTACCAGCCATATTGAACAGAAATTTGAACAGCCCAGCCCTAAAAAGGTTGCATTATCTGCATTTGCTTCCATGTTTGGTGCTGTTATATGCCTGGTGGCCATCCTGAATCATCCTTTTGCAGTAATCACTTCTCCGGAAGCTGATACTAGCGTCAGGGCTATTGGTCTCAGTATGCTGAATACAGGAAATAATGGTTATGCATTGCCTTTTGAGGTAATCAGTATTTTACTTTTGGCTGCCATGATTGCTGCCATTATTATTGCTAAAAAACGTAAATAAAAGATTATGAATACTATACCGTTATCTTACTTTCTTGTTGTAAGCACAATTATGTTTTTTGTGGGCATCTATGGCTTTATGGTTCGTAGAAACCTCATTACCATGCTGATGTCGGTAGAGTTGATATTAAACTCTATAAACATTAATTTTGTGGCTTTTAACCGTTATTTGTTTGCCGGCAAAACAGAAGGGATGTTTTATTCCATGTTTATCATTGCCATTGCTGCTGCTGAAGCTGCTGTTGCTATTGCAATTATTATCAATATTTACAGGCATTTTCATAATATTGATGTCGAAAATGTTGATGAATTGAAGTTTTAAATGTATCAACTCAATCTATATAGCAAGTTAATAGTCAATAATCAATTATCATTTGAAAATTATTTAGGCCATGTCATTTAGTTACACTGTTCTGATTTTATTGATTCCTTTGTTCTTCTTTATTTTCCTTGGTCTTTTTGGAAATAAAATGAAACCCTTGGTTTCGGGAATTCTGGGTACAATCGGATTATTCATTTCGGCTGCTCTTTCTTATTTTACTGCTTATGAGTATTTTTTCGTTTCCGGAAAAGTAGGCGGTGTTTATGAAAAACTGACCGCATTCAATACACTTTGGCTCAAGTTTACGGATAATTTACACATCGACTTGGGCGTTTTACTTGATCCCATCTCGGTCATGATGCTGGTGGTCATTACCACGGTTTCATTGATGGTTCATATCTATAGTTTGGGCTATATGAACGGGGAAAGAGGTTTCCAACGTTTCTATTCTTTCCTTTCCTTGTTTAGCTTTTCAATGTTGGGCCTGGTAGTCGCTACCAATATTTTCCAGATGTATATTTTCTGGGAGTTGGTGGGTGTTTCGTCATACCTGCTGATCGGCTTTTACTACGAAAAGCAATCGGCAATTGCTGCTTCAAAGAAAGCTTTCATTGTCACCCGTTTTGCTGATTTGGGATTTCTGATCGGTATTTTGCTCTTATCCTTTATGACAGGGACATTTGACTTTAAATTGTTGACTGATGTTCACGGTGCTGCCATTGCCAAAGGCGGTTCTATTGCCTTTATGGGAATGTCGGTGATGACCTGGTCAATGCTTCTGATATTTATGGGTGGTGCCGGTAAATCGGCCATGTTCCCGTTGCACATTTGGTTGCCTGATGCTATGGAAGGCCCCACGCCTGTTTCAGCATTGATTCATGCTGCCACCATGGTTGTTGCCGGTGTTTTTCTTGTAGCCAGGTTATTTCCTATTTTTGCTATTTCTGCTCCTCAGGCATTGACAATAGTTGCTTACATTGGAGGGTTCACCTCGTTGTTTGCAGCCGTAATCGCCTGTACTCAGATCGATATTAAACGTGTACTGGCCTTCTCTACCATATCTCAGATCGGTTACATGATGCTGGCTCTTGGTGTTGCAGGATATACTGCTGAGACGTCACTAGGATTCAGTGCTTCCATGTTTCACCTTTTCACACACGCAATGTTTAAAGCATTGTTGTTCTTAGGCGCTGGTTCTATTATTCATTCGGTACACAGCAACAATATGACGGATATGGGCGGTCTCAGAAAGTACATGCCTGTTACCCACATTACCTTCCTTATTGCCTGTCTGGCAATTTCAGGTATACCTCCGTTTGCCGGTTTCTTCAGTAAGGATGAAATCCTGGCTGCTGCTTTCCACAGCAATAAATTGTTGTTTGCCGTTGATTATTTTGTCGCCGGCCTTACAGCTTTCTATATGTTCAGGCTTTATTACAATGTTTTCTGGGGAACTGACCGGAATTACGAACATACTCCGCACGAATCCCCATTTACAATGACCATACCTCTGATGTTCCTGGCTTTGGCTTCTGTGGTTACGGGATTTATTCCTTTTGGTAAGTTTGTTACATACAATGGAGTAGTTGAAGAAAGCGTTTTCCACTGGAATATTGCAATTCCTTCAATTTTGATTGCTTTGGCAGGTATTATCATTGGCAGGGTCTTTTATCGCACGGAGACAAATTTTGCTGATCGTTTTGCAACTATCTTTAAGGGGCTCTACAAATCAGCTTACCATAAGTTCTATATGGATGAAGTTTATCTCTTTGTTACAAAGAAGATCATCTTTAATTGCATTTCCAGGCCTATTGCATGGTTTGACCGTCATGTTGTTGATGGTGCCATGAATGGGATATCATATATAACCAATAGTGTTTCAGTCAGGATTAAAGGTTTCCAGAGCGGTTACCTGCAGCAATATGCCTTTACTTTCGTGGTTGGCGCTGTAGCACTATTTCTTGCAATATTGTATTTTGCTTTTTAAAAATTTGAATTTGTTATGGATATTTTAACCCTATTTGTTGTAATCCCGGTTATCACTATTATCGGAATGATGTTGTGCAGAGACAATAAGTATGTTCGTGTTGTTGCTGCAATAGGTATGAGTGCGCAGCTGATTAATGCCGGTGTTCTTGTTTATTCTTATTTGGCTTTAAGAAAAGCCGGTTATATGGCTGAAATGTTATTTAAAAAGACCATAGTTTGGTATCCTTCATTGCATATTCAATATAGCATAGGCGTTGATGGAATTTCAGTAGCAATGATTGCTTTGACTTCTATTGTTATCTTTTGCGGAATATTCACTTCCTGGAAGATGAGCGATTTGCCCAAAGAATTTTTTGTCACGCTTATTTTATTGGCAACTGGTGTTTTCGGATTTTTTATTTCCATCGATCTTTTCACCATGTTCCTGTTTTATGAGTTGGCAGTGATCCCGATGTACCTGCTTATTGGTATATGGGGTACAGGGCCTAAGGAATATGCAGCAATGAAACTTACCCTGATGCTGATGGGTGGTTCAGCGCTGATCCTGGTTGGTCTTTTGGGTATTTATTATAATTCCGGTACTCCGGGGCACCTTACTTTCAATATTCTTGAAATTTCAAAACATCATATACCTATAGTTATTCAGAGATTCTTCTTTCCGATAACCTTTATAGGTTTTGGAGTACTGGGCGCTTTATTCCCATTCCACACGTGGAGTCCTGATGGTCATGCTTCTGCACCTACTGCAGTTTCAATGCTTCATGCAGGTGTACTGATGAAACTTGGAGGATATGGTATATTCAGGGTGGCTATCTACTTAATGCCTGATGCAGCTCAGCAGTTGTCCTGGATTTTCATCATACTTACATCAATCAGCGTACTTTATGGAGCTTTGGGTGCTATAATGCAGAAAGACCTTAAGTATATCAATGCATATTCTTCAGTGAGCCATTGTGGTATGGTTATTTTCGCCTTGTTGATGATGAATAAAATTGCAATGGACGGAGCTATCTTACAGATGATTTCTCATGGTATTATGACAGCCCTCTTCTTTGCCTTAATCGGTATGATTTATGGCCGTACACATACCAGAATGATCAATGAAATGAGCGGTTTGATGAAGATCATTCCTTTCCTTGCCGTTGCTTATGTAATTGCAGGTCTGGCTTCGTTGGGTTTGCCCGGTTTCAGTGGTTTTGTTGCTGAAATGACTATTTTCACGGGGGCATTTCAACATCCCGATATGTTTCACAGGGTAGCAACTATTATTGCTGCTTCATCAATTGTGGTAACTGCAGTATATATTCTCCGGGTGATTGGAATATTTCTCCTGGGAGAAGTGAATAATAAAAAATTCTGGAGTCTGTCGGATGCGGAATGGTACGAAAAAGTTACCATCATCACCATGGTTGTTGCCATTGCTGGAATCGGTATTGCACCTCTCTGGCTTTCGGACATGATTTCTCACAGTTTGACTCCAATTATACACAGAATATTGTCAATTAACTTACTGTAAAAAATACTATGAATTTTGGACAAATGATTCTTATGCGCAATGAATTGCTACTGGTTTTGGTGCTGTTGATTTTACTTGTAGCAGAAATATTTACTCCCGAAAATAAAAAAAGCCGTATAATCAATTATAGCTTGGTGTTATTGTTTTTGGTCACAGGGGTTGGTTTCCTGCCTGCCCATACCGGACAATTGTTTGGAGGTATGTATCAGAGTTCCAGTTTGACCATACTGATGAAAAATATCCTGAATATCGGTACATTTATTGTATTCCTGCAGGCCGCCGCATGGTTAAAGAAGGAAGAAAATCAGGACAGAATCAGTGAATTTTTTATATTGATGTTGTCCACCCTGATTGGTATGGATTACATGATTTCTTCCGGCGATTTTCTGATGCTGTATCTTGGTTTGGAACTGGCTACTATTCCAATGGCCGCTCTTGTTGCTTATGACAGATATAAAAACCGCAGCGCTGAAGCTGGTGTGAAATTTATCATGCTTGCTGCTTTATCCTCCGGTATTTTACTTTGGGGTATATCCATGATTTACGGTACAACCGGTTCATTTTATTTTAATCAGATTGCTGCTACTTATACAGGTTCTCCTTTACAGGTTCTGGCTTTTGTGTTTTTCTTTGCCGGTATGGCTTTCAAAATTTCACTGGTTCCCTTTCATTTATGGACAGCCGACGTTTATGAAGGTGCTCCTGTTGCTGTCACTTCCTATTTATCGGTAATATCAAAAGGAGCCTCAGTTTTCATCCTTTCCATAGTTCTGTTTACTGTATTCCATTCTATCGCAATTCAATGGCAAAATGCACTTTTGGTTATTGCTGTTCTTACCATGACTATCGGTAACCTTTTTGCAATGAGGCAAACCAACCTGAAAAGGTTTATGGCTTTTTCCTCAATCTCCCAG
Proteins encoded in this window:
- a CDS encoding NADH-quinone oxidoreductase subunit J; translated protein: MNEFMFLLLAAIILVFSVLTVTSRRILRAATYLLFVLIATAGLYVLLNYFFLAAVQILVYAGGVVVLIIFSILLTSHIEQKFEQPSPKKVALSAFASMFGAVICLVAILNHPFAVITSPEADTSVRAIGLSMLNTGNNGYALPFEVISILLLAAMIAAIIIAKKRK
- a CDS encoding NADH-quinone oxidoreductase subunit M, translated to MDILTLFVVIPVITIIGMMLCRDNKYVRVVAAIGMSAQLINAGVLVYSYLALRKAGYMAEMLFKKTIVWYPSLHIQYSIGVDGISVAMIALTSIVIFCGIFTSWKMSDLPKEFFVTLILLATGVFGFFISIDLFTMFLFYELAVIPMYLLIGIWGTGPKEYAAMKLTLMLMGGSALILVGLLGIYYNSGTPGHLTFNILEISKHHIPIVIQRFFFPITFIGFGVLGALFPFHTWSPDGHASAPTAVSMLHAGVLMKLGGYGIFRVAIYLMPDAAQQLSWIFIILTSISVLYGALGAIMQKDLKYINAYSSVSHCGMVIFALLMMNKIAMDGAILQMISHGIMTALFFALIGMIYGRTHTRMINEMSGLMKIIPFLAVAYVIAGLASLGLPGFSGFVAEMTIFTGAFQHPDMFHRVATIIAASSIVVTAVYILRVIGIFLLGEVNNKKFWSLSDAEWYEKVTIITMVVAIAGIGIAPLWLSDMISHSLTPIIHRILSINLL
- a CDS encoding NADH-quinone oxidoreductase subunit N, with amino-acid sequence MNFGQMILMRNELLLVLVLLILLVAEIFTPENKKSRIINYSLVLLFLVTGVGFLPAHTGQLFGGMYQSSSLTILMKNILNIGTFIVFLQAAAWLKKEENQDRISEFFILMLSTLIGMDYMISSGDFLMLYLGLELATIPMAALVAYDRYKNRSAEAGVKFIMLAALSSGILLWGISMIYGTTGSFYFNQIAATYTGSPLQVLAFVFFFAGMAFKISLVPFHLWTADVYEGAPVAVTSYLSVISKGASVFILSIVLFTVFHSIAIQWQNALLVIAVLTMTIGNLFAMRQTNLKRFMAFSSISQAGFILVGLISGTVLSMTSVVYFVLVYIFSNLGVFGVISVISNKTGKEKMDDYNGLYRTNPMLSLLMLLALFSLAGIPPIAGFFSKFFLFTAAAEKGHFILIIIAVLNTIISLYYYLLIVKAMFINKSETPIASFKTDTLSRIGLVLCMIGIMVSGFASVIFEYIRTVSFGM
- the nuoK gene encoding NADH-quinone oxidoreductase subunit NuoK; the protein is MNTIPLSYFLVVSTIMFFVGIYGFMVRRNLITMLMSVELILNSININFVAFNRYLFAGKTEGMFYSMFIIAIAAAEAAVAIAIIINIYRHFHNIDVENVDELKF
- the nuoL gene encoding NADH-quinone oxidoreductase subunit L, with the translated sequence MSFSYTVLILLIPLFFFIFLGLFGNKMKPLVSGILGTIGLFISAALSYFTAYEYFFVSGKVGGVYEKLTAFNTLWLKFTDNLHIDLGVLLDPISVMMLVVITTVSLMVHIYSLGYMNGERGFQRFYSFLSLFSFSMLGLVVATNIFQMYIFWELVGVSSYLLIGFYYEKQSAIAASKKAFIVTRFADLGFLIGILLLSFMTGTFDFKLLTDVHGAAIAKGGSIAFMGMSVMTWSMLLIFMGGAGKSAMFPLHIWLPDAMEGPTPVSALIHAATMVVAGVFLVARLFPIFAISAPQALTIVAYIGGFTSLFAAVIACTQIDIKRVLAFSTISQIGYMMLALGVAGYTAETSLGFSASMFHLFTHAMFKALLFLGAGSIIHSVHSNNMTDMGGLRKYMPVTHITFLIACLAISGIPPFAGFFSKDEILAAAFHSNKLLFAVDYFVAGLTAFYMFRLYYNVFWGTDRNYEHTPHESPFTMTIPLMFLALASVVTGFIPFGKFVTYNGVVEESVFHWNIAIPSILIALAGIIIGRVFYRTETNFADRFATIFKGLYKSAYHKFYMDEVYLFVTKKIIFNCISRPIAWFDRHVVDGAMNGISYITNSVSVRIKGFQSGYLQQYAFTFVVGAVALFLAILYFAF
- a CDS encoding 4Fe-4S binding protein, encoding MFDRFKGEVIMVHNENNEHHCTGCGICAMNCPNGSIEVISKTIEVDGKKKKVIDKHIYHHGMCTFCGLCIKTCPQHALAFAQTFENSVYDRSRLNKILNHPGSSLIKEKEA